From one Streptomyces sp. NBC_01478 genomic stretch:
- a CDS encoding serine hydrolase domain-containing protein — MQMPSSRKTGAAVLAAALLALGSPVAATATTGPPVPRHPSHTYDETVLRQDLAAVRKAGGGDVNVLARVDGPDGAPLMARIGTRTAGASDPIPWNAHFRVASTTKTFVATVVLQLVAEKRLSLDDTVEHWLPRVVTGNGNDGRRITVRDLLRQTSGLYDYIDDPEIQDRLLNHFDEIRYDATPAADMVAVAMKHRPLFVPRPGGATRWAYSNTNYLLAGMIAEKAGGASWQDLVTHRIVAKLGLRDTSVPGLNPFLPDPHVDAYLTTADGKRLDVTDHSLQHTADSGVVSTTADLNTFFRALVGGRLLPAAQWREMRQTVARTDDPEDVAEMPEGTYGLGLRRIPLSCGGFYYTHEGDGAGVNTRPAVSADGRRAATVSITTTTAPPDLTALNRATGTLVDHALCDRPAKGSPES; from the coding sequence ATGCAGATGCCGTCATCGAGGAAGACCGGAGCCGCCGTACTGGCAGCAGCCCTGCTCGCCCTGGGCTCACCCGTGGCCGCGACCGCCACCACAGGACCCCCGGTGCCGAGGCACCCCTCCCACACGTACGACGAGACCGTGCTCCGCCAGGACCTGGCAGCCGTACGGAAGGCCGGCGGCGGCGATGTGAACGTGCTGGCCAGGGTCGACGGACCGGACGGCGCACCCCTCATGGCACGCATCGGCACCCGCACGGCCGGCGCCTCGGACCCGATCCCCTGGAACGCGCACTTCCGCGTGGCGAGCACGACGAAGACGTTCGTGGCGACCGTCGTCCTCCAACTCGTCGCGGAGAAGCGGCTGTCACTCGACGACACCGTCGAGCACTGGCTGCCGAGAGTCGTCACGGGCAACGGCAACGACGGCCGCCGCATCACCGTCCGCGACCTGCTCCGCCAGACCAGCGGCCTCTACGACTACATCGACGACCCGGAGATCCAGGACCGCCTGCTCAACCACTTCGACGAGATCCGCTACGACGCCACCCCGGCGGCGGACATGGTCGCGGTCGCGATGAAGCACCGCCCGCTGTTCGTACCGCGGCCGGGCGGGGCCACCCGGTGGGCGTACTCCAACACCAACTACCTGCTGGCCGGGATGATCGCCGAGAAGGCCGGGGGCGCGAGCTGGCAGGACCTGGTCACCCACCGGATCGTCGCGAAGCTCGGACTGCGCGACACCTCCGTCCCCGGGCTCAACCCGTTCCTGCCCGACCCGCACGTGGACGCCTACCTGACGACCGCCGACGGCAAGCGTCTCGACGTCACCGATCACAGCCTCCAGCACACCGCGGACTCCGGTGTGGTGAGCACCACCGCCGACCTGAACACCTTTTTCCGCGCCCTGGTCGGCGGCCGGTTGCTCCCCGCCGCCCAGTGGCGCGAGATGCGGCAGACCGTGGCCAGGACCGACGACCCGGAGGACGTGGCCGAGATGCCCGAGGGCACCTACGGCCTCGGCCTGCGCAGGATCCCGCTCTCCTGCGGCGGTTTCTACTACACCCACGAAGGCGATGGAGCGGGCGTCAACACCCGCCCCGCGGTGAGCGCGGACGGCCGCCGCGCGGCGACCGTCTCCATCACGACCACCACCGCGCCGCCGGACCTCACGGCCCTCAACCGCGCCACCGGCACCCTCGTCGACCACGCCCTGTGCGACCGACCGGCCAAGGGTTCACCGGAGAGCTAG
- a CDS encoding LacI family DNA-binding transcriptional regulator yields the protein MTAAGKHQVSRAETSRRGSRPGRAGIRDVAAAAGVSITTVSDALNGKGRLPDATRRHVREVADRLGYRPSAAARTLRTGKSGLIGLTVTTYGDEPFTFTEFAYFAEMARAATSAALARGYALVILPATSRHDVWSNVALDGTVVIDPSDHDPVVSELVRQGLPVVSDGRPAGSLPVTAWVDNDHEAAVLGILDHLADAGARRIGLLTGTSTDTYTHLSTTAYLRWCERVGQDPVYESYPAHDPCAGAVAADRLLARPDRPDAVYGLFDPNGTDLLAAARRYGMRVPEDLLLVCCSESTVYANTEPPITTLSLKPRRIGTAVVQLLIDAIEGVDSDLPIEQVIPTELIVRTSSQRRPPRTTVSPPRSPEGK from the coding sequence ATGACAGCAGCAGGGAAGCACCAGGTGAGCCGCGCGGAAACCTCTCGGCGAGGAAGCCGGCCGGGCCGGGCGGGAATCAGAGACGTGGCCGCCGCGGCCGGAGTCTCCATCACGACCGTCTCCGACGCCCTCAACGGCAAGGGCCGGCTCCCGGACGCCACCCGACGCCATGTCCGAGAAGTGGCCGACCGGCTGGGCTACCGGCCCTCCGCGGCGGCTCGCACACTCCGTACCGGCAAGTCGGGCCTCATCGGCCTGACCGTGACGACGTACGGGGATGAACCTTTCACCTTCACCGAGTTCGCGTACTTCGCCGAGATGGCGCGGGCCGCCACCTCGGCCGCGCTCGCCCGCGGCTACGCCCTCGTGATCCTCCCCGCGACCTCGCGCCACGACGTGTGGTCGAACGTCGCCCTGGACGGCACGGTCGTCATCGACCCGTCCGACCACGACCCGGTGGTCAGCGAACTCGTCCGGCAGGGTTTACCGGTCGTCTCCGACGGCCGCCCGGCCGGTTCGCTCCCGGTGACCGCGTGGGTCGACAACGATCACGAGGCCGCGGTCCTGGGCATTCTGGACCACCTGGCCGACGCCGGCGCCCGCCGGATCGGCCTGCTCACGGGCACGAGTACGGACACGTACACGCACCTCTCGACCACGGCGTACCTCCGGTGGTGTGAGCGGGTGGGCCAGGATCCTGTGTACGAGTCGTACCCGGCGCACGATCCGTGCGCGGGGGCCGTCGCCGCCGACCGGTTGCTCGCCCGGCCCGACCGGCCCGACGCGGTCTACGGCCTGTTCGACCCCAACGGCACGGATCTGCTGGCGGCGGCCCGGCGCTACGGGATGCGGGTGCCGGAGGATCTGCTGCTCGTGTGCTGCAGCGAGTCCACGGTGTACGCCAACACCGAGCCGCCGATCACCACGTTGTCGCTGAAGCCGCGCCGGATCGGTACGGCGGTGGTGCAGCTTCTCATCGACGCGATCGAGGGGGTCGATTCCGATCTGCCGATCGAGCAGGTGATACCGACGGAGCTGATCGTGCGGACGTCGTCGCAGCGGAGGCCTCCGCGGACGACTGTTAGTCCGCCTCGGTCGCCTGAGGGGAAGTAG
- a CDS encoding winged helix-turn-helix transcriptional regulator gives MDTGFDLRKHGGVEVFLRDCPTRAVLELIAGKWTMLVLVALEDGRPMRFAELRRRLDGVTPKVLTQTLRALEREGLLIRTVYPTVPPCVEYRLTELGQEVGGLVRSITDWSRANITAMRAAREEFDERAARRPPGSDGEAAR, from the coding sequence ATGGATACCGGCTTCGACCTGAGGAAACACGGTGGTGTGGAGGTCTTCCTGCGCGACTGCCCCACCCGTGCCGTACTGGAACTGATCGCCGGCAAGTGGACCATGCTGGTGCTGGTGGCACTGGAGGACGGCCGGCCCATGCGGTTCGCCGAACTGCGGCGACGGCTGGACGGCGTGACACCGAAGGTGCTGACGCAGACCCTGCGTGCGCTGGAGCGTGAGGGGCTGCTGATCCGCACTGTGTATCCGACCGTGCCGCCGTGCGTGGAGTACCGGCTGACCGAGCTGGGCCAGGAGGTGGGCGGGTTGGTGCGGAGCATCACCGACTGGTCGCGGGCGAACATCACCGCGATGCGGGCCGCACGGGAGGAATTCGACGAGCGCGCCGCGCGTCGGCCCCCTGGGTCTGATGGGGAAGCGGCGCGGTGA
- the cydB gene encoding cytochrome d ubiquinol oxidase subunit II: MELHDVWFVLIAVLWTGYFFLEGFDFGVGILTKLLARDRTEKRVLINTIGPVWDGNEVWLLTAGGATFAAFPEWYATLFSGFYLALLIILVCLIVRGVAFEYRAKRPEENWQRNWETAIFWTSLLPAFLWGVAFGNIVRGVKIDKNFEYAGNFWDLLNPYAILGGLVTLTLFTFHGTVFTALKTVGDIRMRARKLALQVGVLTALLALAFLIWTQVDSGDGKSLVALIVAVVALVAALGAIQVGREGWSFAFSGVTIVAAVAMLFLSLFPNVMPSSLNPDWSLTVTNASSSPYTLRIMTWCAGIATPIVLLYQGWTYWVFRKRIGTQHIAEAAH; the protein is encoded by the coding sequence ATGGAACTGCACGACGTCTGGTTCGTCCTCATCGCCGTCCTGTGGACCGGCTACTTCTTCCTGGAGGGCTTCGACTTCGGGGTCGGCATCCTCACCAAACTGCTCGCCCGCGACCGCACCGAGAAGCGGGTGCTGATCAACACGATCGGCCCCGTCTGGGACGGCAACGAGGTCTGGCTGCTCACGGCCGGCGGCGCGACCTTCGCCGCCTTCCCCGAGTGGTACGCCACCCTCTTCTCCGGCTTCTACCTCGCCCTGCTGATCATCCTGGTCTGCCTGATCGTCCGGGGCGTCGCCTTCGAGTACCGGGCGAAGCGGCCCGAGGAGAACTGGCAGCGCAACTGGGAGACGGCGATCTTCTGGACTTCACTGCTCCCTGCCTTCCTGTGGGGTGTGGCCTTCGGCAACATCGTGCGGGGCGTGAAGATCGACAAGAACTTCGAGTACGCGGGCAACTTCTGGGACCTGCTCAACCCGTACGCCATCCTCGGCGGCCTGGTCACCCTGACCCTCTTCACCTTCCACGGCACGGTGTTCACGGCGCTCAAGACCGTCGGGGACATCCGGATGCGGGCGCGCAAGCTGGCCCTTCAAGTCGGGGTCCTCACCGCCCTGTTGGCGCTGGCCTTCCTGATCTGGACCCAGGTCGACAGCGGTGACGGCAAGAGCCTCGTCGCGTTGATCGTCGCCGTCGTCGCCCTGGTCGCGGCGCTGGGGGCGATCCAAGTCGGGCGCGAGGGATGGTCGTTCGCGTTCTCCGGCGTCACCATCGTGGCCGCCGTCGCGATGCTCTTCCTGTCGCTCTTCCCGAACGTCATGCCGTCCTCGCTCAACCCGGACTGGAGCCTCACGGTCACCAACGCCTCGTCGAGTCCGTACACCCTCCGGATCATGACCTGGTGTGCGGGGATCGCGACCCCGATCGTCCTGCTCTACCAGGGCTGGACGTACTGGGTGTTCCGCAAGCGGATCGGTACGCAGCACATCGCCGAAGCGGCGCACTGA
- the hisC gene encoding histidinol-phosphate transaminase, with the protein MSETSPRLRAELEGIPTYKPGKPAAADGPVAYKLSSNENPYPPLPGVMESVTAAAASFNRYPDMACTGLMNELAERFGVPVSHLATGTGSVGVAQQLIQATSGPGDEVIYAWRSFEAYPIITRVSGATPVQVPLTPGDVHDLDAMADAITDRTRLIFVCNPNNPTGTVVRRAELERFLDRVPGDVLVVLDEAYREFIRDLEVPDGVQLYRDRPNVCVLRTFSKAYGLAGLRVGFAIAHEPVAAALRKTAVPFGVSQLAQDAAIASLRAEDELLGRVGSLVSERTRVVDTLRAQGWTVPETQANFVWLRLGERTLDFAAACDQAGVVVRPFAGEGVRVTVGETEGNDIFLKVAEGFHKEL; encoded by the coding sequence GTGAGCGAGACGAGCCCGAGGCTGCGCGCCGAGCTGGAGGGTATCCCCACCTACAAGCCGGGCAAGCCTGCCGCGGCCGACGGTCCGGTGGCCTACAAGCTGTCCTCCAACGAGAACCCGTACCCCCCGCTGCCCGGTGTCATGGAGAGCGTGACGGCCGCCGCCGCGTCCTTCAACCGGTACCCCGACATGGCCTGCACCGGCCTGATGAACGAGCTGGCGGAACGGTTCGGCGTCCCGGTCTCCCACCTGGCCACCGGCACCGGCTCGGTCGGTGTCGCCCAGCAGTTGATCCAGGCGACCTCCGGACCCGGCGACGAGGTCATCTACGCCTGGCGCTCCTTCGAGGCGTACCCGATCATCACGCGCGTCAGCGGCGCTACGCCGGTACAGGTGCCGCTGACCCCGGGCGATGTGCACGACCTGGACGCGATGGCGGACGCCATCACCGACCGGACCCGGCTGATCTTCGTCTGCAACCCCAACAACCCGACGGGCACGGTCGTACGGCGGGCCGAGCTGGAGCGCTTCCTGGACCGGGTGCCCGGCGATGTCCTGGTCGTACTGGACGAGGCGTACCGCGAGTTCATCCGGGACCTGGAGGTGCCGGACGGCGTCCAGCTCTACCGCGACCGGCCGAACGTCTGCGTCCTGCGGACCTTCTCCAAGGCGTACGGCCTCGCCGGGCTGCGGGTCGGTTTCGCGATCGCCCATGAGCCGGTGGCGGCGGCGCTGCGCAAGACGGCGGTGCCCTTCGGGGTGAGCCAGCTCGCGCAGGACGCGGCGATCGCCTCCCTGCGCGCCGAGGACGAACTGCTGGGCAGGGTCGGCTCGTTGGTGAGCGAGCGCACCCGCGTGGTCGACACGCTGCGCGCCCAGGGCTGGACGGTCCCGGAGACCCAGGCCAACTTCGTGTGGCTACGACTGGGGGAGCGCACGCTCGACTTCGCGGCGGCCTGCGACCAGGCGGGCGTGGTGGTGCGGCCGTTCGCGGGCGAGGGTGTGCGGGTGACGGTCGGGGAGACCGAAGGCAACGACATCTTCTTGAAGGTGGCGGAGGGGTTCCACAAGGAGCTGTGA
- a CDS encoding cytochrome ubiquinol oxidase subunit I, whose product MQMALAPETLARWQFGITTVYHFLFVPLTISLAALTAGLQTAWVRTEKEKYLRATKFWGKLFLINIAMGVVTGIVQEFQFGMNWSAYSRFVGDIFGAPLAFEALIAFFFESTFIGLWIFGWDKLPKRIHLACIWMVSIGTILSAYFILAANSWMQHPVGYKINKAKGRAELTDFWHVLTQNTALAQAFHTLSASFLTGGAFMVGIAAFHLFRKKHISVMKTSLRLGLITVTIAGLLTAVSGDTLGKVMFKQQPMKMASAEALWDGQDSAPFSIFAYGDVSKGHNSVELSIPGILSFLADDDFSSYVPGINDTNKAEQEKYGPGDYRPIIPVTFWAFRWMIGFGMASFVIGLAGLWLTRKKFMLAQHLRVGDDEVPNVVLFKNKALGPKLTKLYWLVSIWTLGFPLIANSWGWIFTEMGRQPWVVYGLFQTRDAVSPSVSQGEVLTSMIVFTSLYAILAVIEVKLLAKYVKAGPPELTEADLNPPTKIGGDSQDADKPMAFSY is encoded by the coding sequence GTGCAAATGGCTCTGGCGCCGGAGACACTGGCGCGATGGCAGTTCGGCATCACCACCGTCTACCACTTCCTCTTCGTCCCGCTGACGATCTCGCTCGCCGCTCTCACGGCCGGGCTGCAGACCGCGTGGGTGCGCACGGAGAAGGAGAAGTACCTCAGGGCCACCAAGTTCTGGGGCAAGCTCTTCCTGATCAACATCGCCATGGGCGTCGTCACGGGCATCGTCCAGGAGTTCCAGTTCGGCATGAACTGGTCCGCCTACTCACGGTTCGTCGGCGACATCTTCGGGGCCCCGCTCGCCTTCGAGGCACTGATCGCGTTCTTCTTCGAGTCCACCTTCATCGGGCTGTGGATCTTCGGCTGGGACAAGCTGCCCAAGCGGATCCACCTGGCCTGCATCTGGATGGTCTCGATCGGCACGATCCTGTCGGCGTACTTCATCCTCGCGGCCAACTCGTGGATGCAGCACCCCGTCGGCTACAAGATCAACAAAGCCAAGGGCCGTGCCGAACTCACCGACTTCTGGCATGTGCTGACCCAGAACACCGCGCTCGCCCAGGCCTTCCACACGCTCTCCGCGTCCTTCCTGACCGGCGGAGCGTTCATGGTCGGCATCGCGGCCTTCCACCTGTTCCGCAAGAAGCACATCTCGGTGATGAAGACCTCGCTGCGGCTGGGCCTGATCACCGTCACCATCGCCGGCCTGCTCACCGCCGTCAGCGGTGACACCCTCGGCAAGGTCATGTTCAAGCAGCAGCCGATGAAGATGGCCTCCGCCGAGGCCCTGTGGGACGGCCAGGACTCCGCGCCGTTCTCGATCTTCGCCTACGGCGACGTCAGCAAGGGCCACAACAGCGTCGAGCTGTCCATCCCCGGGATACTGTCGTTCCTCGCCGACGACGACTTCAGCTCCTACGTCCCCGGCATCAACGACACCAACAAGGCCGAGCAGGAGAAGTACGGTCCCGGCGACTACCGGCCCATCATCCCCGTCACCTTCTGGGCGTTCCGCTGGATGATCGGCTTCGGCATGGCGTCCTTCGTCATCGGCCTCGCCGGACTCTGGCTGACCCGCAAGAAGTTCATGCTGGCCCAGCATCTGCGGGTCGGCGACGACGAAGTGCCGAACGTCGTCCTCTTCAAGAACAAGGCCCTCGGCCCGAAACTCACCAAGCTCTACTGGCTGGTGTCCATCTGGACCCTCGGCTTCCCGCTGATCGCCAACTCCTGGGGCTGGATCTTCACCGAGATGGGCCGCCAGCCCTGGGTCGTCTACGGCCTCTTCCAGACCCGTGACGCCGTCTCCCCCAGCGTCTCCCAGGGCGAGGTCCTCACCTCGATGATCGTCTTCACCTCGCTCTACGCGATCCTCGCCGTCATCGAGGTCAAGCTGCTCGCGAAGTACGTCAAGGCCGGCCCGCCCGAACTCACCGAGGCCGACCTCAACCCGCCCACGAAGATCGGCGGCGACTCCCAGGACGCCGACAAGCCGATGGCCTTCTCCTACTAG
- a CDS encoding NADP-dependent oxidoreductase, which yields MSARMHAIVQSAFGGPEVLAHVETDVPEPGPGEVLLRVAGAGVNPGDTVLRAGRVPELVTLPWTPGNDVAGVVERIGEGVTRFAPGDRVYGMLPVTRRGTYAEFTTARADALAPAPKNLDLAHAGAVPLVAVTAWQALAVLARVRPGDRVLIHAAAGGVGHVAVQLARDLGAYVIGTARAANHGFLTELGADELVDYTTTDFRTAVAPVDAVLDLVGGSYGPQSLDVLRPGGLLIGASIDPGTDEEQATARGLRYTWVTAEPSGALLERITERVEAGRLRISVQHTYPLAEAAEAHRTIETKRTTGKIVLVP from the coding sequence ATGTCCGCCCGCATGCATGCCATCGTCCAGTCCGCGTTCGGCGGTCCCGAGGTGCTCGCCCACGTCGAGACCGATGTGCCCGAGCCCGGGCCCGGGGAGGTGCTGCTGCGGGTCGCCGGTGCCGGGGTCAACCCGGGCGACACGGTGCTCCGGGCAGGCCGTGTACCGGAGCTGGTGACCCTGCCGTGGACGCCGGGCAACGACGTGGCCGGTGTCGTCGAGCGGATCGGCGAGGGCGTGACCCGGTTCGCGCCGGGCGACCGGGTGTACGGCATGCTGCCCGTCACCCGGCGCGGCACATACGCCGAGTTCACCACCGCACGGGCCGACGCACTGGCACCCGCGCCGAAGAACCTCGACCTCGCGCACGCGGGGGCCGTCCCCTTGGTCGCGGTCACCGCCTGGCAGGCGCTGGCCGTGCTCGCGCGAGTCCGGCCCGGCGACCGAGTGCTGATCCACGCGGCCGCGGGCGGGGTCGGTCACGTCGCGGTGCAACTGGCCAGGGACCTCGGGGCGTACGTCATCGGCACCGCCCGCGCGGCCAACCACGGCTTCCTGACCGAGCTGGGCGCCGACGAGCTGGTCGACTACACCACCACCGACTTCCGGACCGCCGTGGCCCCGGTGGACGCGGTCCTGGACCTGGTCGGCGGCTCCTACGGCCCGCAGTCCCTCGACGTGCTCCGGCCGGGTGGTCTGCTCATCGGCGCGTCGATCGACCCGGGAACGGACGAGGAGCAGGCCACTGCCCGTGGCCTGCGCTACACGTGGGTCACGGCCGAACCCTCCGGTGCCCTGCTGGAGCGGATCACCGAACGCGTCGAGGCGGGCCGGCTGCGCATCTCCGTCCAGCACACCTACCCGCTGGCCGAAGCCGCCGAGGCCCACCGCACCATCGAGACAAAGCGCACCACCGGAAAGATCGTCCTCGTGCCGTGA
- a CDS encoding metallophosphoesterase has protein sequence MVEGSMTQGAGQGPEMERTATLRDFRVPAYVHETGPYADSAQPGETVRPDEEAFEEAFDEVYPDGYTPTQRDLPVINRGDTLQVAVDPESVAAPQQTEGPGPLFVVGDVHGYLDELVAALREKGLIDSAGSWCAGTARLWFLGDFTDRGPDGIGVIDLVMRLSAEAAAAGGYCKALMGNHELLLLGAKRFGDTPVNSGAGTATFQAAWLLNGGQKTDMDRLQDVHLQWMSRLDAMEEVDGHLLVHSDTTAYLDYGDSIEAVNDNVRETLTRNDADEVWDVFRKFTKRFSFRDEGGADHVRSLLDMYGGTRIVHGHSPIPYLLGDVGSEDGEDSSGPVVEGPHVYAEGLAIAMDGGVTMAGKLLVQRLPLDI, from the coding sequence ATGGTGGAGGGGTCGATGACTCAGGGGGCCGGTCAGGGACCCGAGATGGAGCGGACGGCGACGTTGCGCGACTTCCGGGTACCGGCGTACGTCCACGAGACCGGTCCGTACGCCGACAGCGCGCAGCCCGGCGAGACCGTACGACCCGACGAGGAGGCCTTCGAGGAGGCGTTCGACGAGGTCTATCCGGACGGCTACACGCCCACTCAGCGCGATCTGCCCGTCATCAATCGGGGTGACACGCTTCAGGTCGCGGTGGACCCGGAGTCGGTGGCCGCCCCGCAGCAGACGGAGGGCCCCGGTCCGCTGTTCGTCGTAGGGGACGTACACGGCTACCTGGACGAACTGGTGGCCGCGCTGCGGGAGAAGGGCCTGATCGACTCGGCCGGAAGCTGGTGCGCGGGCACCGCGCGGCTCTGGTTCCTCGGCGACTTCACCGACCGCGGCCCGGACGGTATCGGCGTCATCGACCTGGTGATGCGGCTGTCCGCCGAGGCGGCCGCGGCCGGCGGCTACTGCAAGGCGCTCATGGGCAACCACGAGCTGCTGCTGCTCGGCGCCAAGCGGTTCGGCGACACCCCCGTCAACTCCGGCGCGGGCACCGCCACCTTCCAGGCGGCCTGGCTGCTCAACGGCGGCCAGAAGACCGACATGGACCGCCTCCAGGACGTCCACCTGCAGTGGATGTCCCGGCTGGACGCCATGGAGGAGGTCGACGGCCATCTGCTCGTCCACTCCGACACCACCGCCTACCTCGACTACGGCGACTCGATCGAGGCGGTCAACGACAACGTCCGCGAGACCCTCACCCGCAACGACGCGGACGAGGTGTGGGACGTGTTCCGCAAGTTCACCAAGCGCTTCTCCTTCCGCGACGAGGGCGGTGCCGACCATGTCCGCTCATTGCTCGACATGTACGGCGGGACGCGGATCGTGCACGGCCACAGCCCGATTCCCTATCTCCTGGGCGACGTCGGCTCCGAGGACGGCGAGGACAGTTCCGGTCCCGTGGTCGAGGGACCGCACGTCTACGCCGAGGGACTCGCCATCGCGATGGACGGCGGGGTGACCATGGCCGGAAAACTGCTGGTCCAGCGGCTGCCCCTGGATATCTGA
- a CDS encoding M48 family metallopeptidase — MLPCVLLFGGLAEEFVDSPSKVMAGALIGTGSVLLASFALYWWIPTWRSRGGRLVEVPSELMPELLELTNRAGIRRPPRFVLDSLAMTAGAVVFGRAAQYTVCLHAGLLFRREQDPKAFEAVILHELAHIRNHDVQIAYAGLAICRVSTFVFVPCVGYGEWLMGLDQAATTTVKFWLYGLLFLAQPYLMYTELLRKRELYADFDAAGWGADPAVWEAEASTPAPNQTMAGRLGNVLRARAREVIGIWHTHPTWEQRCAAVACHRRSAPVGMFGDDMMTLFLLITSFLTTLISLIMIFTMQGCGWVSWAQTLIIYPAALVMAVASSSTPSKNFVIHRYRPVRSGTRRDRALKRAAVFMACTCVLVLWDPLGLRDSCTTTDDSAPRPITHEAQRIVS, encoded by the coding sequence ATGCTGCCCTGCGTGCTGCTGTTCGGCGGTCTGGCAGAAGAATTCGTTGATTCACCGTCAAAGGTCATGGCTGGTGCACTGATCGGCACAGGATCTGTACTGCTTGCCTCATTCGCGCTCTACTGGTGGATACCGACATGGCGAAGTCGAGGCGGCCGGCTCGTCGAGGTGCCGAGCGAACTCATGCCGGAATTACTGGAATTGACGAACCGCGCAGGAATCCGCCGTCCTCCTCGGTTCGTGCTCGACAGCCTGGCCATGACCGCCGGAGCGGTGGTCTTCGGCCGAGCCGCCCAGTACACCGTGTGCCTGCACGCCGGCCTGCTGTTCAGACGGGAACAGGATCCCAAGGCCTTCGAGGCGGTGATACTGCACGAACTGGCCCACATACGTAACCATGATGTGCAGATCGCCTACGCCGGCCTGGCCATTTGCCGGGTTTCCACCTTCGTATTCGTACCGTGTGTCGGGTACGGGGAATGGCTTATGGGACTGGACCAGGCGGCAACGACGACCGTGAAGTTCTGGCTCTACGGGCTGCTGTTCTTGGCTCAGCCGTACCTGATGTACACCGAGTTATTGCGGAAGCGCGAACTGTACGCGGATTTCGACGCGGCAGGTTGGGGCGCCGATCCCGCTGTCTGGGAAGCGGAAGCCTCGACGCCGGCACCGAACCAGACGATGGCGGGACGGCTCGGGAATGTCCTGCGGGCGCGAGCCAGAGAGGTCATCGGCATCTGGCATACGCATCCGACCTGGGAGCAGCGCTGCGCAGCAGTGGCCTGCCACCGACGTTCCGCCCCCGTCGGCATGTTCGGCGACGACATGATGACGCTGTTCCTGCTGATCACTTCCTTCCTGACCACGCTCATCAGCCTGATCATGATTTTCACCATGCAGGGTTGCGGCTGGGTGAGTTGGGCCCAGACACTCATCATCTATCCGGCCGCCCTCGTGATGGCGGTGGCATCCAGCTCAACCCCCAGCAAGAATTTCGTCATTCACCGATACAGACCGGTGCGCTCCGGGACGCGGAGAGACCGCGCGCTGAAACGGGCGGCCGTGTTCATGGCATGTACGTGCGTTCTCGTTCTCTGGGATCCGTTGGGCCTGCGAGACTCCTGCACCACAACCGACGACTCCGCCCCACGGCCGATCACCCATGAGGCACAGCGCATCGTGTCCTGA